One genomic region from Candidatus Woesearchaeota archaeon encodes:
- a CDS encoding ribonuclease H-like domain-containing protein produces the protein MGLQLVQQTFVFLDGISRRKEQALWRGGIHDWNEFIRAERIAGISPERKSYYDRQLRKAQEALTADDSTYFCRFPSKEQWRLYEQFKDEAGYVDVEVDSRGKIIVIGISDYYTTHTFVRGINLEKTAIEKELEKYKIMVTFNGRSFDAPKLKKEFGIEIRVPHIDLKPLCIKLGMKGGLKEVEKQLNLQRPPHLHGNPVDLWKAFHASGDREWLDLLIAYNSEDIENLKWIMDHCYKEMEKGLRQPV, from the coding sequence ATGGGGCTTCAGCTTGTTCAGCAGACCTTTGTATTTCTTGATGGCATCAGCAGGCGAAAGGAACAGGCACTCTGGAGGGGAGGAATACACGACTGGAACGAATTTATTCGTGCAGAACGCATCGCAGGCATTTCTCCGGAACGCAAGAGCTACTATGACCGGCAGCTACGCAAGGCACAGGAAGCGCTGACAGCGGATGATTCGACGTATTTCTGCCGATTTCCCAGCAAGGAACAATGGCGGCTGTATGAACAATTCAAAGATGAGGCAGGGTATGTCGATGTGGAGGTGGATTCGAGGGGGAAGATTATCGTTATCGGCATTTCAGATTATTACACCACCCACACGTTTGTCCGGGGAATTAATTTGGAAAAAACAGCCATTGAAAAAGAGCTTGAAAAGTACAAAATTATGGTGACATTCAATGGCCGCAGCTTTGACGCGCCGAAACTGAAAAAAGAATTCGGCATTGAAATCAGGGTGCCGCATATTGACCTGAAGCCGCTCTGCATAAAACTGGGCATGAAAGGAGGACTGAAAGAAGTGGAAAAACAGCTGAATCTGCAGCGCCCTCCCCACCTTCACGGCAATCCGGTTGACTTGTGGAAGGCGTTCCACGCCTCCGGCGACAGGGAGTGGCTGGACTTGCTGATTGCGTACAACAGCGAAGATATTGAAAATTTGAAATGGATTATGGATCACTGTTATAAAGAGATGGAGAAAGGATTACGACAGCCAGTATAG
- a CDS encoding BRO family protein, with protein sequence MNKERSIKLFENKKVRVQWVEEAQKWYFSVVDVVEVLTDSENPQTYWRVLKMRLKDEGNETVTNCNAFKMIAPDGKMRLTDVADTEQLLRLIQSIPSKKAEPFKVWLAKVGYQRIEETEDPELAFDRAMKTYLQKGYSKEWVNQRLKTIEVRKELTNEWNRAGIDKESDFGILTNEITKAWSGKTVSEYKQLKSLKKENLRDNMTNLELVLNMLAEATTTELSKKQNPKEFHESKKIAVQGGTVAGNTRKDIEKQLGEGIVTPKNAKDTLLELSNKKNNLIEKRK encoded by the coding sequence ATGAATAAAGAACGTTCAATCAAACTGTTTGAAAACAAGAAAGTGAGGGTTCAGTGGGTTGAGGAAGCCCAAAAGTGGTACTTTTCGGTAGTTGATGTTGTGGAGGTCTTAACAGATAGCGAGAATCCGCAAACTTATTGGCGCGTATTAAAAATGAGGCTTAAAGATGAAGGAAATGAAACCGTTACAAATTGTAACGCTTTCAAAATGATTGCTCCTGATGGTAAAATGAGGTTAACAGATGTTGCAGATACTGAACAATTATTAAGATTAATCCAATCAATACCTTCAAAGAAAGCAGAACCATTCAAGGTATGGCTAGCAAAAGTAGGATACCAAAGGATTGAAGAGACAGAAGACCCTGAGCTTGCGTTTGATAGAGCTATGAAAACGTATCTTCAAAAAGGATATTCTAAAGAGTGGGTTAATCAGCGGCTTAAAACAATCGAAGTGCGAAAAGAGCTGACCAACGAATGGAATAGAGCAGGGATAGATAAAGAGTCTGACTTTGGCATACTCACCAACGAGATTACAAAAGCATGGTCTGGAAAAACAGTATCTGAATATAAACAGCTGAAGAGCCTGAAAAAAGAAAATCTCAGGGATAACATGACGAATCTTGAACTGGTTCTCAATATGCTTGCGGAAGCTACAACGACAGAACTGTCTAAAAAACAGAATCCAAAAGAGTTCCATGAAAGCAAGAAAATTGCAGTACAGGGCGGAACAGTGGCGGGAAATACCCGGAAAGATATTGAAAAACAGTTAGGTGAGGGCATAGTCACTCCAAAAAACGCAAAGGATACTCTGTTAGAATTGTCAAATAAAAAGAATAATCTGATAGAAAAGAGAAAATAA